From one Roseinatronobacter sp. S2 genomic stretch:
- a CDS encoding type II restriction endonuclease — MKRLSAVDAEPKKSNQHEVGTTKEMRNEFLGETNQEKFPAIYIWLGGDQEGFTEESWATHYDSRLKNPDRSPEWRLYYPSNPVTEAMKAGDTLFLAKDQGGVLWFIVAPEGSTSEQQLFWLFGLRPEGKSFVSREFSDEEPELDFAARFILDEIGVEFEEPEADKLDSIIEKFGTIFPKTAEFSDLARLTLPEVRAEDDPDAALIAWLDHEEALFRRLERRVVSTRIEAGFMNEDGTDVDGFISFSLSVQNRRKSRMGHSLENHLAAVLRAHDIRHVRGAVTEHNHKPDFLFPDLETYQTAPAGGDPRLTMLGAKSTCKDRWRQVLAEAEKISRKHLLTLEPGISEPQTNQMEASNLQLVVPAPVHGSYTDTQRGWLWSVRDFIGEVRTRQG; from the coding sequence GTGAAGCGTCTGTCCGCCGTGGATGCCGAGCCGAAGAAGTCAAACCAACACGAGGTCGGCACGACCAAAGAAATGCGAAACGAGTTTCTTGGCGAGACGAACCAAGAGAAATTCCCTGCGATCTATATCTGGCTTGGCGGTGATCAGGAGGGATTTACCGAGGAAAGCTGGGCTACTCATTACGACAGCCGCCTGAAGAATCCAGATCGATCACCCGAATGGCGGCTCTACTACCCATCCAACCCCGTCACGGAGGCAATGAAGGCCGGGGACACTCTGTTCCTTGCCAAGGACCAAGGCGGCGTCCTGTGGTTCATCGTGGCCCCCGAGGGGTCAACCAGCGAACAACAACTCTTCTGGCTGTTCGGTCTGCGCCCCGAAGGCAAATCCTTTGTGTCCCGCGAGTTCTCCGACGAGGAGCCGGAGCTGGACTTCGCCGCACGCTTCATTCTGGACGAGATCGGCGTCGAGTTCGAGGAACCGGAAGCCGACAAGCTGGACAGCATCATCGAGAAGTTCGGCACGATCTTCCCGAAAACGGCCGAGTTCTCTGATCTGGCCCGCCTCACCCTGCCCGAGGTGCGCGCCGAGGACGACCCGGACGCAGCGCTGATTGCCTGGCTGGACCACGAGGAGGCATTGTTCAGGCGGCTGGAGCGCAGGGTTGTATCGACGCGGATCGAAGCCGGTTTCATGAACGAAGATGGGACGGATGTGGATGGCTTCATAAGCTTTTCTCTAAGCGTCCAGAACCGACGTAAGTCCCGCATGGGGCATTCTCTGGAAAACCACCTTGCCGCCGTTCTCAGGGCGCATGACATCCGGCATGTTCGGGGTGCAGTAACAGAACACAATCACAAGCCCGACTTCCTTTTCCCCGATCTGGAAACCTATCAGACCGCACCGGCCGGGGGAGACCCCCGCCTGACGATGCTGGGTGCCAAATCCACCTGCAAGGATCGCTGGCGGCAGGTTCTGGCAGAAGCAGAAAAGATCAGCCGAAAACATCTACTGACACTGGAGCCGGGGATTTCAGAGCCACAAACGAACCAAATGGAGGCCTCGAACCTTCAACTGGTGGTCCCTGCCCCGGTCCACGGAAGCTATACGGATACACAGCGCGGCTGGCTCTGGTCAGTTCGCGACTTTATCGGAGAGGTTCGCACCCGACAGGGATAA
- a CDS encoding very short patch repair endonuclease, with translation MPADSVSSAVRSRMMAGIKAKNTNPELAIRYALHGRGFRFRLHRKDLPGKPDLVFAGRGAVIFVHGCFWHGHDCHLFRWPKSREDFWRDKIGKNIERDRQQRQALAEAGWRIGTVWECALKGKTRLPFDSVVEQCSIWLKSEIKMLEVSGDTAWATV, from the coding sequence GTGTTTCCAGCGCCGTTCGAAGCCGGATGATGGCGGGCATCAAGGCCAAGAACACAAACCCCGAGCTGGCGATCAGGTACGCGCTTCACGGGCGCGGATTCCGCTTTCGGCTGCATCGCAAAGACTTGCCCGGCAAGCCCGATCTCGTGTTCGCGGGCCGGGGCGCAGTGATCTTCGTTCACGGTTGTTTCTGGCACGGGCACGACTGCCACCTGTTTCGCTGGCCAAAGAGCCGCGAGGACTTTTGGCGTGACAAGATCGGAAAGAACATCGAGCGCGATCGGCAGCAGCGCCAAGCGCTGGCGGAGGCAGGCTGGCGCATTGGCACAGTCTGGGAATGCGCCCTGAAGGGAAAGACCCGCCTTCCCTTCGACAGCGTTGTCGAACAATGCTCTATATGGTTGAAATCGGAGATAAAGATGCTGGAGGTGAGCGGTGATACAGCGTGGGCAACTGTCTGA
- a CDS encoding ParA family protein: MPTVVIASPKGGAGKSTTAVLLGTELAHAGANVVMLDCDPNQSLTLWADRGPLPDRISVLSTVSESDIVKTIKRHDTDGQIVIVDLEGVASRLVSRAISQADLVITPMRATTLDATIGVRALQLISEEEEALDRKIPHAVVFTMTKAIRSKQHSGIAGSLAEQGVDLINPPLMERAAFSALFEFGGDLHTMPAQGNMEGAIENAAQFAQAVYQRLAGEV, from the coding sequence ATGCCCACAGTCGTCATAGCATCTCCCAAAGGAGGGGCCGGGAAGTCCACCACGGCGGTCCTCTTGGGAACAGAACTTGCTCACGCGGGCGCAAACGTTGTTATGCTGGACTGCGACCCGAACCAGTCTCTGACTTTGTGGGCAGACCGGGGGCCACTGCCCGACCGGATCAGTGTTCTGTCGACCGTCAGCGAATCCGACATCGTGAAAACCATCAAGCGACACGACACAGACGGCCAGATCGTGATTGTTGATCTGGAAGGCGTGGCATCCCGCCTTGTCTCCCGCGCGATCTCTCAGGCTGATCTGGTCATTACGCCTATGCGTGCCACCACCCTGGACGCAACAATCGGTGTCCGTGCCCTGCAACTCATCTCGGAAGAGGAAGAGGCGCTGGACCGGAAGATTCCGCATGCTGTCGTCTTCACCATGACGAAGGCCATCAGGTCCAAGCAGCATAGTGGTATCGCCGGGTCTCTGGCGGAGCAGGGGGTGGATCTGATCAATCCACCGCTGATGGAGCGTGCAGCCTTCTCGGCGCTTTTCGAGTTCGGAGGCGACCTGCATACCATGCCCGCGCAAGGCAACATGGAAGGCGCTATCGAGAACGCTGCGCAGTTCGCGCAGGCTGTCTATCAACGACTGGCCGGGGAGGTGTGA
- a CDS encoding replication initiator protein A, whose translation MSDESAINRSPLLPDRYPQGDFFVCDIFDAVPKADMASMEHPIFSLSTKPDTRVREYEHNGIKIAIKPSVDGLATVHDRDILIYCISQLMTAINEGKEVSQAVRFRAFDMLVATNRNTAGSGYAQLKAALERLAGTRISTNIVTGGQEVFRTFGLIESAEVVRETRDGRMQEVEVKLSDWVFNAIRSKEVLTLHRDYFRLRKPLERRIYEIARKHCGAQKEWRIGLSLLQKKCGSNSTLREFRRLVMNIIREDQSHDHMPDYSIEMDEQEDMIFFTNRQNVKVVLPQAVAPQLDPDVYETARMLAPGHDVHYLEREWRQWLPETPRNPEAAFLGFCRKWVQNRKNTG comes from the coding sequence TTGTCTGACGAGAGCGCGATCAACCGCTCCCCGCTCCTGCCCGACAGGTATCCGCAAGGCGATTTTTTCGTCTGCGATATTTTTGATGCTGTTCCCAAGGCTGATATGGCCTCGATGGAGCATCCGATATTTTCGCTCTCGACTAAGCCGGATACGCGCGTCCGTGAGTATGAGCACAATGGCATCAAGATCGCCATCAAACCCTCGGTGGACGGGCTGGCGACGGTTCATGACAGGGATATTCTGATCTACTGCATCAGTCAGCTCATGACGGCCATCAACGAAGGTAAGGAAGTGTCGCAAGCGGTTCGTTTCCGTGCGTTCGACATGCTTGTGGCAACCAACCGGAATACTGCCGGCTCCGGGTATGCTCAGCTCAAAGCGGCTTTGGAGCGGCTGGCTGGTACACGGATCAGTACCAATATCGTGACTGGCGGTCAGGAAGTGTTCCGGACATTCGGGCTGATCGAAAGCGCCGAGGTTGTCCGGGAAACACGTGACGGGCGGATGCAGGAGGTCGAGGTCAAGCTCTCGGACTGGGTGTTCAATGCGATCCGGTCCAAGGAAGTGCTGACCCTTCATCGGGACTATTTCCGTCTTCGGAAACCTCTCGAACGCCGCATCTACGAGATTGCCCGCAAGCATTGTGGCGCACAAAAGGAATGGCGGATCGGCTTGTCGCTTCTTCAGAAGAAATGTGGATCAAACTCAACGCTGCGGGAGTTCCGGCGGCTGGTCATGAACATCATCCGTGAAGACCAGTCACACGACCACATGCCCGATTATTCTATCGAAATGGATGAGCAGGAGGACATGATCTTTTTCACGAACCGGCAGAACGTCAAAGTAGTCCTACCACAAGCAGTGGCACCGCAGCTTGATCCGGATGTCTACGAGACTGCACGCATGCTCGCACCCGGTCATGATGTTCACTACCTTGAACGGGAATGGCGGCAGTGGCTGCCCGAAACACCGCGCAATCCTGAAGCTGCCTTCTTAGGGTTCTGCCGGAAGTGGGTGCAGAATAGAAAAAATACCGGATAA